A window from Streptomyces sp. NBC_00271 encodes these proteins:
- a CDS encoding alpha/beta fold hydrolase, with amino-acid sequence MSRLTHVEHGAYAPPAPARELTAVSADGARLHVEVHGPEDNPAAPVVVLAHGWTCSTAFWAAQIRDLAVDHRVIAYDQRGHGRSPASETCTADALADDLEAVLAATLAPGEKAVLVGHSMGGMTLMAASTRPRFREHAVAALLCSTGSSRLVAESRVVPMPAGWLRTQVTKRILGSAAPLGPVTPLARRILKYATMGAGSSPGMVEACARIVHACPRRVRYAWSKVLDLLDLDHGVRALTVPTAVVVGTADRLTPVVHARALVATLPNCVGVTELTGLGHMTPVEAPELVTARIRELVSTYAEIKEGSA; translated from the coding sequence GTGAGTCGACTGACGCATGTGGAACACGGGGCGTACGCGCCGCCCGCGCCCGCGCGCGAACTGACCGCCGTCTCCGCCGACGGCGCCCGGCTGCACGTAGAGGTGCACGGACCCGAGGACAACCCGGCCGCGCCCGTCGTCGTCCTCGCGCACGGCTGGACCTGCTCGACCGCTTTCTGGGCGGCGCAGATACGGGACCTCGCCGTCGACCACCGGGTGATCGCGTACGACCAGCGCGGGCACGGCCGCAGTCCCGCGAGCGAGACGTGCACCGCGGACGCGCTCGCCGACGACCTGGAAGCCGTGCTCGCGGCCACCCTCGCGCCCGGTGAGAAGGCCGTGCTCGTCGGGCACTCCATGGGCGGGATGACGCTGATGGCGGCCTCGACGCGGCCGCGTTTCCGGGAGCACGCGGTGGCGGCCCTGCTGTGCAGCACGGGCAGTTCGCGGCTGGTGGCCGAGTCGCGGGTGGTGCCGATGCCGGCCGGATGGCTGCGCACCCAGGTGACCAAGAGGATCCTCGGGTCGGCCGCGCCGCTCGGGCCCGTCACACCGCTCGCCCGGCGGATCCTCAAGTACGCGACCATGGGCGCCGGTTCGTCACCGGGCATGGTGGAGGCGTGCGCGCGGATCGTGCACGCCTGTCCGCGCAGGGTGCGGTACGCCTGGTCGAAGGTGCTCGACCTGCTCGATCTCGACCACGGAGTAAGGGCGTTGACGGTGCCGACGGCCGTGGTGGTGGGTACGGCGGACCGGCTGACGCCCGTGGTGCACGCGCGCGCCCTGGTCGCGACCCTGCCGAACTGTGTCGGCGTCACCGAACTGACCGGGCTCGGGCACATGACACCGGTGGAGGCGCCGGAACTGGTCACCGCCCGCATACGCGAACTCGTCTCCACCTACGCAGAGATCAAGGAGGGCAGCGCATGA
- a CDS encoding helix-turn-helix domain-containing protein, protein MLHESVFKSADLPVGDRFEAWTQRMGRTHAPMQLASDRAADYRAHQRMIGLGDVTVWPATFDHLVFRRTPKLIRQSDPEVFHLSLLLRGEGAAAWDRRQAAYRVNDIHTNCSSRSYEIHTGADPVSLVGVEIPRSLVALPANRADQVIGSRISGREGVGALLAQFLVQLASDTGSYQPSDGPRLGTVLSDLVTAVFAGALDAEALLPPESRGRTLTLRIKAFIRRNLGDQELTPARIAAAHHISRSHLYRLFQAEGLTVASYIRDQRLENARRDLADPALRAMPVHAVAARWGFPRAAEFTRAFRTAHGVPPSELRRQAVAEEREAGPEGRGPCAK, encoded by the coding sequence GTGTTGCACGAGTCGGTCTTCAAAAGCGCGGACCTGCCGGTCGGTGACCGGTTCGAGGCGTGGACGCAGCGCATGGGCCGTACGCACGCGCCCATGCAGCTGGCCAGCGACCGCGCGGCGGACTACCGCGCGCACCAGCGCATGATCGGGCTGGGGGACGTCACGGTCTGGCCGGCGACCTTCGACCACCTGGTCTTCCGTCGGACGCCGAAGCTGATCCGCCAGTCCGATCCCGAGGTGTTCCACCTCTCCCTCCTGCTGCGCGGAGAGGGAGCGGCGGCCTGGGACAGACGGCAGGCCGCGTACCGGGTCAACGACATCCACACGAACTGTTCCTCGCGGTCGTACGAGATACACACCGGCGCCGACCCGGTCAGTCTCGTGGGAGTCGAGATCCCGCGGTCGCTGGTGGCGCTGCCCGCGAACCGAGCCGACCAGGTGATCGGCAGCCGGATCTCGGGCCGTGAGGGAGTCGGCGCGCTCCTGGCGCAGTTCCTCGTCCAGCTGGCCTCGGACACCGGCTCCTACCAGCCGTCGGACGGACCCCGGCTGGGAACGGTCCTCTCCGATCTGGTCACGGCCGTCTTCGCGGGCGCCCTGGACGCCGAGGCCCTGCTGCCGCCGGAGTCCCGCGGCCGGACGCTGACCCTGCGCATCAAGGCGTTCATCCGCCGGAATCTGGGCGACCAGGAGCTGACCCCCGCACGGATCGCCGCCGCGCACCACATCTCGCGCAGCCATCTGTACCGCCTCTTCCAGGCCGAGGGCCTCACCGTGGCCTCCTACATCCGCGATCAGCGGCTGGAGAACGCCCGCCGCGACCTCGCCGACCCGGCACTGCGCGCGATGCCGGTCCATGCCGTCGCCGCCCGCTGGGGCTTCCCCCGCGCCGCCGAGTTCACCCGGGCCTTCCGCACCGCCCATGGCGTCCCGCCGAGTGAACTCCGCAGGCAGGCGGTGGCCGAGGAGCGTGAGGCAGGTCCGGAAGGCCGTGGACCCTGCGCCAAGTAG
- a CDS encoding S41 family peptidase, which translates to MSDAYEKATTDHAPPGDNATTRGNASGYLRFPHLSGDHLCFAAEDDLWMAPLDGPGRAWRLTVDRTKVGHPRFSPDGRLIAYTSWRSLVPEIHLVPVDGGPSRRLTYWGSADTQVCGWSPPDKDGHSDILAVASHGQPFSYFTWAYKVPTDGDPGGALPWGPVAAIQVADLDGEHKTLLLTGTPPHEPASWKRYRGGATGRLWLHGRRLLADLDGHLDSPMFVGGRIAFLSDHEGIGNLYSCAYDGGDLRRHTDHDAFYARHASSDGTRVVYQCAGDLWIVEDLSPDSVPRRLDVRLGGPRAGRRTYQVPAAQHVDGISVDETGRASAVVVRGSLYWLTHRDGPARTIADTPGVRVRLPEMLGSGGRIAYVTDADGEDAVEIAFLPRASGQREPRRLASGELGRVLEMVSDPQGERLAIASNDGRLLILDATEESGDTSTSGPEPEEASLTESDSTTSEPESEDTSPTESEDTSRTEPEGTSPTESEGGEVTELITSINGPVRDLAFSPDGAWLTWSHPGIGRSLRQIKIARIKDRLIVDVTNGRFEDENPVFTRDGRYLAFLSWRGFDPVYDVHTGDLSFPLGCRPYLVPLSSATPSPFALNPDGRPVAGGLDPIEDESADGAVSVELEGLESRVTPFPVTASKYSALYPVAGGGLVWLRWPISGALGETFVNPDDTSGRPTLEFFNISKAKKSELVQHLDWFAVSGDGSRLVVVDEGDLRAVPSTEVGDSDSTVWIDLRRIIHEVDPPAEWRQAYAEAGRLTRAYFWEPHMCGIDWDGVLAQYRPLVERVASPDDFADLLREVLGELGTSHAYVAAARRNEGPAHYQRWQGLLGANFVRRDGSWTLKRILPGDSSDSKARSPLAGTGIREGAVLTHVDGRPVDPVTGPYPLLAGAGGTTVELTFIPEAGEGRSRRVAVVPLIDERPLRYQDWVAKRREVVRELSGGRCGYLHIPDMGGSGWAQFNRDLRLEVSRPALIVDVRGNAGGHISELVVEKLTRTILGWDLTRNAQPVSYASNAPRGPIVALADEATASDGDMITAAFKLLKLGPVVGQRTWGGVVGMTGRHRLGDGTVITVPMNAAWFDAYGWSVENQGVPPDLAVLRTPLDWAEGHHTEMDTAIQLALDLLTTHHAASPPDYSNAPDRSRPKLPPRSQ; encoded by the coding sequence GTGAGCGACGCGTATGAGAAGGCGACCACGGACCATGCGCCCCCCGGGGACAACGCGACCACCAGGGGCAACGCATCCGGCTACCTCCGCTTCCCCCATCTCAGCGGCGACCACCTCTGCTTCGCCGCCGAGGACGACCTGTGGATGGCCCCCCTCGACGGGCCGGGCCGCGCCTGGCGGCTCACCGTCGACCGGACCAAGGTCGGCCACCCCCGTTTCTCCCCCGACGGCCGGCTCATCGCGTACACGAGCTGGCGCAGTCTCGTGCCGGAGATCCATCTGGTGCCGGTGGACGGCGGCCCCTCCCGCCGGCTCACCTACTGGGGCAGCGCGGACACCCAGGTCTGCGGCTGGTCGCCGCCCGACAAGGACGGGCACAGCGACATCCTCGCCGTCGCCTCCCACGGCCAGCCCTTCTCGTACTTCACCTGGGCCTACAAGGTCCCCACCGACGGCGACCCCGGCGGCGCGCTCCCCTGGGGCCCGGTCGCCGCCATCCAGGTCGCCGACCTCGACGGCGAACACAAGACGCTCCTGCTCACCGGTACCCCGCCGCACGAACCCGCCTCCTGGAAGCGCTACCGGGGCGGCGCCACCGGCCGGCTGTGGCTACACGGACGGCGCCTGCTCGCCGATCTCGACGGCCACCTCGACTCCCCCATGTTCGTCGGCGGCCGTATCGCCTTCCTCTCCGACCACGAGGGCATCGGGAACCTGTACTCGTGCGCGTACGACGGCGGGGACCTGCGCCGCCACACCGACCACGACGCCTTCTACGCCCGGCACGCCTCCAGCGACGGCACCCGGGTCGTCTACCAGTGCGCCGGGGACCTGTGGATCGTCGAAGACCTGTCCCCGGACTCGGTCCCGCGCCGCCTCGACGTCCGCCTCGGCGGCCCGCGCGCGGGACGCCGTACGTACCAGGTGCCCGCGGCGCAGCACGTGGACGGCATCTCGGTCGACGAGACGGGCCGGGCCAGCGCCGTCGTCGTACGCGGCAGCCTGTACTGGCTCACCCACCGCGACGGCCCCGCGCGCACCATCGCGGACACCCCCGGCGTACGCGTCCGGCTCCCCGAGATGCTGGGCTCCGGCGGCCGGATCGCCTACGTCACCGACGCGGACGGCGAGGACGCCGTCGAGATCGCCTTCCTCCCCCGGGCCTCCGGCCAGCGCGAGCCGCGCCGCCTCGCCTCCGGCGAACTGGGGCGCGTGCTGGAGATGGTCTCCGACCCGCAGGGCGAACGCCTCGCGATCGCCTCGAACGACGGACGCCTGCTGATCCTCGACGCGACGGAGGAGTCCGGGGACACGTCCACGTCCGGGCCGGAGCCCGAGGAAGCCTCCCTGACAGAGTCCGACAGCACCACCTCGGAGCCGGAGTCCGAGGACACCTCTCCGACAGAGTCCGAGGACACCTCACGGACAGAGCCCGAGGGCACTTCGCCGACCGAGTCCGAGGGCGGGGAGGTCACCGAGCTGATCACCTCGATCAACGGGCCGGTCCGGGACCTCGCCTTCTCCCCGGACGGGGCCTGGCTGACCTGGTCGCACCCGGGGATCGGCCGCTCCCTGCGCCAGATCAAGATCGCGCGCATAAAGGACCGGCTCATCGTCGACGTCACCAACGGCCGCTTCGAGGACGAAAACCCCGTGTTCACCCGCGACGGCCGCTACCTCGCCTTCCTCTCCTGGCGCGGCTTCGACCCGGTGTACGACGTCCACACCGGCGACCTCTCCTTCCCGCTCGGCTGCCGCCCCTACCTCGTCCCCCTGTCCTCCGCCACCCCCTCCCCGTTCGCGCTCAACCCCGACGGGCGGCCGGTCGCCGGCGGCCTGGACCCCATCGAGGACGAGAGCGCGGACGGCGCGGTGAGCGTCGAACTGGAAGGCCTGGAGAGCCGGGTGACCCCCTTCCCGGTCACCGCCTCCAAGTACTCGGCGCTGTACCCGGTCGCGGGCGGCGGCCTGGTCTGGCTGCGCTGGCCGATCTCGGGCGCGCTGGGCGAGACGTTCGTCAACCCCGACGACACCTCCGGCCGGCCGACCCTGGAGTTCTTCAACATCAGCAAGGCGAAGAAGTCCGAACTCGTCCAGCACCTGGACTGGTTCGCGGTCAGCGGCGACGGCTCCCGATTGGTCGTCGTGGACGAGGGCGACCTGCGAGCGGTCCCCTCGACCGAGGTCGGTGACTCCGACTCGACGGTCTGGATCGATCTGCGGCGCATCATCCACGAGGTGGACCCGCCCGCCGAGTGGCGCCAGGCCTACGCGGAAGCGGGCCGCCTCACCCGCGCCTACTTCTGGGAACCCCACATGTGCGGCATCGACTGGGACGGTGTGCTCGCCCAGTACCGCCCGCTGGTCGAACGGGTCGCCTCCCCCGACGACTTCGCCGACCTCCTGCGCGAGGTCCTCGGCGAACTCGGCACCTCCCACGCGTACGTCGCCGCCGCCCGCCGCAACGAGGGCCCGGCCCACTACCAGCGCTGGCAGGGCCTGCTCGGCGCCAACTTCGTCCGGCGCGACGGCAGCTGGACGCTGAAGCGAATCCTCCCCGGCGACTCCTCCGACTCCAAGGCACGCTCACCGCTCGCCGGTACCGGCATCCGCGAGGGCGCGGTCCTCACCCACGTCGACGGCCGCCCGGTCGACCCGGTCACCGGCCCCTATCCCCTCCTCGCGGGCGCGGGCGGTACGACGGTGGAGCTCACGTTCATCCCCGAGGCGGGCGAGGGCCGCTCACGCCGGGTGGCCGTGGTCCCGCTGATCGACGAGCGCCCCCTGCGCTACCAGGACTGGGTGGCCAAACGCCGCGAGGTCGTCCGGGAGTTGAGCGGGGGCCGGTGCGGCTACCTCCACATCCCCGACATGGGCGGCTCGGGCTGGGCCCAGTTCAACCGCGACCTGCGCCTGGAAGTCTCGCGCCCCGCACTGATCGTCGACGTGCGCGGCAACGCGGGCGGCCACATCAGCGAACTCGTCGTGGAGAAGCTCACCCGCACGATCCTGGGCTGGGACCTGACACGCAACGCCCAGCCGGTGTCGTACGCCTCGAACGCCCCGCGCGGCCCGATCGTCGCCCTCGCCGACGAGGCGACCGCCTCCGACGGCGACATGATCACCGCCGCGTTCAAGCTGCTGAAGCTCGGCCCCGTCGTCGGCCAGCGCACCTGGGGCGGAGTCGTCGGCATGACCGGCCGCCACCGCCTCGGCGACGGCACGGTGATCACGGTGCCGATGAACGCGGCCTGGTTCGACGCGTACGGCTGGTCCGTCGAGAACCAGGGCGTCCCCCCGGACCTGGCGGTCCTGCGCACCCCCCTGGACTGGGCGGAGGGCCACCACACCGAAATGGACACCGCCATCCAACTGGCCCTGGACCTCCTGACCACCCACCACGCGGCCTCCCCACCCGACTACTCGAACGCCCCCGACAGATCAAGACCAAAACTCCCCCCGAGATCTCAATAG
- a CDS encoding MMPL family transporter, which yields MATFLYKLGRFAFRRRHFVALIWVALLTLAGVGAASAPTAGASSFSIPGTEAQKAFDLLEQRFPGMSADGATARVVFKAPAGEKMGDKANKATVEKTVKALGDGSEVTSVSDPFKSHAVSKDGSVAYTSVKYKVSGMELKDSSKTALEEAAQQARDAGLSVEVGGDALQATPETGSTEVIGIAVAAVVLVITFGSLIAAGLPLLTALIGVGIGVSTITALANALDLGTTTSTLAMMIGLAVGIDYALFIVSRYRAELAEGREREEAAGRAVGTAGSAVVFAGLTVVIALVGLSVVNIPMLTKMGVAAAGTVAIAVLIALSLIPALLGYAGRKVQPAGKKSKLLGGGRAAKKEGKPNMGTRWASFVVRRPLAVLLLGVIGLGAAALPAASLELGLPDDGSQPTSTTQRRAYDTLSDGFGPGFNGPLMLVVDGKSSDDPKAAATKVTDTVKDMKDVVSVSPAAFNKAGDTATITVIPDSKPSSVKTEDLVHAIRDAGGSITTETDAKVLVTGTTAMNIDFSQKLNDALIPYLALVVGLAFLLLIVVFRSILVPLKAALGFLLSVMAALGAVVAVFQWGWLSGLLGVEETGPIMSMMPIFMVGVVFGLAMDYEVFLVTRMREAYVHGEKPHQAIVTGFRHGARVVTAAAVIMIAVFSGFIGSSESMIKMIGFGLAIAVFFDAFVVRMAIVPAVLALLGKKAWWLPKWLDRALPNVDVEGEGLRTAAEKGQGPGDGGRDEDRELVRV from the coding sequence GTGGCCACATTCCTTTACAAACTCGGCCGATTCGCCTTCAGGCGACGCCATTTCGTCGCCCTGATCTGGGTGGCCCTGCTGACGCTGGCGGGTGTCGGCGCCGCCTCCGCGCCCACCGCGGGAGCGTCCTCTTTCTCGATCCCCGGCACCGAGGCGCAGAAAGCCTTCGACCTGCTCGAACAGCGCTTCCCCGGGATGAGCGCCGACGGCGCGACCGCCCGTGTGGTCTTCAAGGCGCCCGCCGGCGAGAAGATGGGCGACAAGGCCAACAAGGCGACCGTCGAGAAGACCGTCAAGGCGCTCGGCGACGGCTCCGAGGTCACCTCCGTGTCCGACCCCTTCAAGTCCCACGCGGTGAGCAAGGACGGGTCGGTCGCCTACACCTCGGTGAAGTACAAGGTGTCCGGCATGGAGTTGAAGGACTCCTCGAAGACCGCCCTGGAGGAGGCCGCGCAGCAGGCGCGGGACGCCGGGCTGAGCGTCGAGGTCGGCGGTGACGCGCTCCAGGCGACGCCCGAGACCGGGTCGACCGAGGTCATCGGTATAGCCGTCGCCGCGGTCGTGCTCGTCATCACCTTCGGTTCGCTGATCGCGGCCGGGCTGCCGCTGCTGACCGCGCTGATCGGCGTGGGCATCGGCGTCTCGACGATCACGGCGCTGGCGAACGCGCTGGACCTGGGCACCACCACCTCCACCCTGGCGATGATGATCGGCCTCGCGGTCGGCATCGACTACGCCCTCTTCATCGTCTCCCGCTACCGCGCCGAACTGGCCGAGGGCCGGGAGCGCGAGGAAGCGGCCGGACGGGCCGTCGGCACGGCGGGCTCGGCGGTCGTCTTCGCCGGTCTGACGGTCGTGATCGCGCTGGTCGGTCTGTCGGTCGTCAACATCCCGATGCTGACGAAGATGGGTGTCGCGGCGGCGGGCACGGTCGCCATCGCGGTACTGATCGCGCTGTCGCTGATTCCGGCCCTGCTGGGCTACGCCGGCCGCAAGGTCCAGCCCGCGGGCAAGAAGAGCAAGCTGCTCGGCGGTGGGCGTGCCGCGAAGAAGGAGGGCAAGCCCAACATGGGCACCCGCTGGGCGAGCTTCGTCGTGCGCCGGCCGCTCGCCGTGCTGCTGCTCGGCGTGATCGGCCTCGGCGCCGCCGCGCTCCCGGCGGCCTCGCTCGAACTGGGTCTGCCCGACGATGGTTCGCAGCCGACGTCGACCACGCAGCGCCGGGCGTACGACACGCTGTCCGACGGCTTCGGTCCCGGCTTCAACGGTCCCCTGATGCTCGTCGTGGACGGCAAGTCCAGCGACGACCCCAAGGCCGCGGCCACCAAGGTCACCGACACGGTCAAGGACATGAAGGACGTCGTGTCGGTCAGTCCGGCGGCGTTCAACAAGGCCGGGGACACCGCGACGATCACGGTCATCCCCGACTCCAAGCCGTCCTCCGTCAAGACCGAGGACCTGGTGCACGCCATCCGTGACGCGGGCGGCAGCATCACGACGGAGACCGACGCGAAGGTGCTGGTCACCGGTACCACCGCGATGAACATCGACTTCTCGCAGAAGCTGAACGACGCGCTGATCCCGTATCTCGCGCTGGTCGTCGGCCTCGCCTTCCTCCTCCTGATCGTGGTCTTCCGCTCGATCCTGGTCCCGCTGAAGGCGGCGCTCGGCTTCCTGCTGAGCGTGATGGCGGCGCTCGGCGCGGTCGTCGCCGTCTTCCAGTGGGGCTGGCTGTCCGGCCTCCTGGGCGTCGAGGAAACCGGCCCGATCATGTCGATGATGCCGATCTTCATGGTGGGTGTCGTCTTCGGTCTCGCGATGGACTACGAGGTGTTCCTCGTGACCCGGATGCGCGAGGCGTACGTCCACGGGGAGAAGCCCCACCAGGCGATCGTGACCGGGTTCAGGCACGGCGCACGCGTCGTCACGGCGGCCGCGGTCATCATGATCGCCGTCTTCTCGGGCTTCATCGGCTCCAGCGAGTCGATGATCAAGATGATCGGCTTCGGCCTCGCGATCGCGGTCTTCTTCGACGCGTTCGTGGTCCGCATGGCGATCGTCCCAGCGGTGCTGGCCCTGCTCGGGAAGAAGGCCTGGTGGCTGCCGAAGTGGCTGGACCGGGCGCTTCCCAACGTGGACGTCGAGGGCGAGGGCCTGCGCACGGCGGCGGAGAAGGGGCAGGGACCCGGCGACGGGGGCCGGGACGAGGACCGGGAGCTGGTACGGGTCTGA
- a CDS encoding flavin-containing monooxygenase — MTEHEHVRVAVIGSGFGGLGAAVRLRREGITDFVVLERAGSVGGTWRDNSYPGCACDVPSHLYSFSFAPHPDWPRTFSGQEHIRAYLEHVTDVFGLRPHLRFDSEVKMMTWDQEKLRWGIETSRGFLTADVVVSATGPLSDPKIPDIPGIDSFPGKVFHSARWDHDYDLRGKRVAMIGTGASAIQIVPAIQPDVSRLTLFQRTPPWVMPRVDRAITGAERWLHKQLPFTTQARRGLLWGIRELQVQAFTKRPDELGLVERLARRNMARAVHDPALRAKLTPDYRIGCKRILLSNTYYPALTRANVDVVASGLAKIDGSTLVAADGSTAEVDAIIFGTGFHVTDMPIADRVVGTEGRTLAEVWRDGMKSLRGATAAGFPNWMTIIGPNTGLGNSSMILMIESQLNYMADYVRQLDVLGGRAALDARPAAVEGWNDKVQQRMLRTVWNTGGCTSWYLDANGRNTTIWPGTTTEFRSATRRVDLGEYEVLRAPGSNTPGPRTPESRTKNSGTKGAKKVEAGA, encoded by the coding sequence ATGACCGAGCACGAGCATGTGCGCGTCGCGGTGATCGGGTCCGGGTTCGGCGGTCTGGGGGCCGCGGTGCGGCTGCGCCGCGAAGGGATCACCGACTTCGTCGTCCTGGAACGGGCCGGAAGCGTCGGGGGAACGTGGCGGGACAACAGTTACCCGGGATGCGCCTGTGATGTGCCCTCGCATCTGTACTCGTTCTCGTTCGCGCCCCACCCCGACTGGCCGCGCACGTTCTCGGGGCAGGAGCACATCCGGGCCTATCTGGAGCACGTCACCGATGTCTTCGGGCTGCGCCCGCATCTGCGCTTCGACTCCGAGGTGAAGATGATGACGTGGGACCAGGAGAAGCTCCGGTGGGGGATCGAGACCAGCCGTGGCTTCCTCACCGCCGATGTCGTCGTGTCCGCGACCGGGCCGCTCTCCGATCCCAAGATCCCCGACATACCGGGGATCGACTCCTTCCCCGGCAAGGTCTTCCACTCGGCCCGCTGGGACCACGACTACGATCTGCGCGGCAAGCGCGTCGCCATGATCGGCACGGGTGCCTCCGCCATCCAGATCGTGCCCGCCATCCAGCCCGACGTGTCCCGGCTGACCCTCTTCCAGCGCACGCCGCCGTGGGTGATGCCCCGGGTCGACCGGGCCATCACCGGCGCCGAACGGTGGCTGCACAAGCAGCTGCCCTTCACCACGCAGGCCCGGCGCGGACTGCTGTGGGGGATCAGGGAGTTGCAGGTCCAGGCGTTCACGAAGCGTCCCGACGAGCTCGGCCTCGTCGAGCGGCTGGCCAGGCGGAACATGGCGCGGGCCGTCCACGATCCGGCGCTGCGGGCCAAGTTGACCCCCGACTACCGGATCGGGTGCAAGCGGATCCTGCTCTCCAACACCTACTATCCGGCGCTCACCCGGGCCAACGTCGACGTCGTGGCCTCCGGGCTCGCCAAGATCGACGGCTCCACGCTCGTCGCCGCCGACGGCAGCACGGCCGAGGTCGACGCGATCATCTTCGGTACGGGCTTCCACGTCACCGACATGCCGATCGCGGACCGGGTCGTCGGAACGGAGGGCAGGACGCTCGCGGAGGTGTGGCGCGACGGCATGAAGTCGCTGCGCGGGGCCACCGCGGCCGGGTTCCCCAACTGGATGACGATCATCGGCCCGAACACCGGGCTCGGGAACTCCAGCATGATCCTGATGATCGAGTCCCAGCTGAACTACATGGCCGACTACGTGCGGCAGCTGGACGTCCTGGGCGGACGCGCGGCGCTCGACGCCCGCCCCGCCGCCGTGGAGGGCTGGAACGACAAGGTCCAGCAGCGGATGCTGCGCACGGTGTGGAACACCGGCGGCTGCACCAGCTGGTACCTCGACGCGAACGGCCGCAACACCACCATCTGGCCCGGCACGACGACCGAGTTCCGTAGCGCCACCCGGCGGGTGGACCTGGGAGAGTACGAGGTGCTGCGCGCCCCCGGGTCGAACACACCCGGGCCGCGCACACCCGAGTCGCGCACCAAGAACTCCGGCACAAAGGGCGCCAAGAAGGTGGAGGCGGGAGCGTGA
- a CDS encoding SDR family oxidoreductase, with protein MTKVSLEGQVAVVTGAARGVGELLARKLSARGAKVALVGLEPDALKQVSDRLHGESGFWHADVTDHEAMAQVATEVKERFGKVDIVVANAGVANGGPFVESDPVAWRRVIEVNLIGSAVTARAFLPVLMESRGYLLQIASLAAITPAPMMTAYCASKSGVEAYAHSLRAEVGHKGVRVGVGYLSWTDTDMVRGADQDEVMRELRQRLPWPSNKTYPLGPAVDRIVAGIERRSSHVYAQWWLRGMQGVRGYLPGIIGAVGQREMRRFEPRLKGVSTGLVGAGGAADEQRQQGISP; from the coding sequence ATGACCAAGGTGAGCCTGGAAGGGCAGGTCGCGGTCGTCACGGGGGCCGCGCGGGGCGTCGGCGAACTCCTCGCCCGCAAGCTCTCCGCGCGCGGTGCCAAGGTCGCGCTGGTCGGCCTGGAGCCGGACGCGCTCAAGCAGGTCTCGGACCGGCTGCACGGCGAAAGCGGCTTCTGGCATGCCGATGTCACCGACCACGAGGCGATGGCCCAGGTCGCGACCGAGGTGAAGGAGCGGTTCGGGAAGGTGGACATCGTCGTCGCCAACGCCGGTGTGGCGAACGGCGGTCCCTTCGTCGAGTCCGATCCCGTCGCCTGGCGGCGGGTCATCGAGGTCAACCTCATCGGATCGGCGGTCACCGCACGGGCGTTCCTGCCCGTGCTCATGGAGAGCCGGGGGTATCTGCTGCAGATCGCCTCGCTCGCGGCCATCACCCCGGCGCCGATGATGACGGCGTACTGCGCGTCCAAGTCGGGCGTGGAGGCGTACGCGCACAGCCTGCGTGCCGAGGTCGGCCACAAGGGCGTACGGGTCGGGGTCGGCTACCTGTCCTGGACCGACACCGACATGGTGCGCGGGGCCGATCAGGACGAGGTGATGCGGGAGTTGAGGCAGCGGCTGCCGTGGCCGTCCAACAAGACGTATCCGCTGGGGCCGGCCGTCGACCGCATCGTCGCGGGGATCGAGCGGCGGTCCAGTCATGTGTACGCACAGTGGTGGTTGCGCGGGATGCAGGGCGTCCGGGGCTACCTCCCCGGGATCATCGGGGCGGTCGGACAACGGGAGATGCGGCGGTTCGAACCGCGGCTCAAAGGCGTGAGTACGGGGCTCGTGGGTGCCGGCGGGGCGGCCGACGAGCAGCGCCAGCAGGGGATATCACCGTGA
- a CDS encoding TetR/AcrR family transcriptional regulator: MTEAATVRRSRITPEREAELYAAVLELLREVGYDALTMDAVAARTRSSKATLYRQWGGKAELVVKALRHEKPITSDIDTGSLRGDFHAMVRREDDCHMEQNSALMRGLATALHGNPDLLRAFREWIIEPETEMLREILRRAVDRGEIRADNPAQDYVLHMMIGAFAVRGIVDELPPTQDFLTSYMDAVILPALGA, from the coding sequence ATGACTGAAGCCGCAACGGTGCGTCGCAGTCGGATCACCCCCGAGCGTGAGGCCGAGCTGTACGCGGCCGTGCTCGAACTGCTCCGAGAGGTCGGCTACGACGCCCTGACCATGGACGCCGTCGCCGCCCGCACCCGGTCCAGCAAGGCCACCCTCTACCGCCAGTGGGGCGGCAAGGCCGAGCTCGTCGTGAAGGCGCTGCGGCACGAGAAGCCGATCACCAGTGACATCGACACCGGATCCCTGCGGGGCGACTTCCACGCCATGGTGAGGCGTGAGGACGACTGCCACATGGAGCAGAACTCCGCGCTGATGCGGGGTCTGGCCACGGCACTGCACGGGAACCCCGATCTCCTGCGTGCATTCCGCGAGTGGATCATCGAGCCGGAGACCGAGATGCTCCGCGAGATCCTGCGGCGCGCCGTCGATCGAGGTGAGATCCGGGCGGACAACCCCGCCCAGGACTACGTGCTGCACATGATGATCGGCGCCTTCGCGGTGCGCGGCATCGTCGACGAACTGCCACCCACCCAGGACTTCCTCACCTCGTACATGGACGCCGTGATCCTCCCCGCTCTCGGCGCCTGA